A stretch of Synergistaceae bacterium DNA encodes these proteins:
- the thiS gene encoding sulfur carrier protein ThiS yields the protein MITVNGNQAPWEEGLTVQKLLDREKFSFRMLSVWINDSVVEKKDFAVKLIPDGAKVQVIHNISGG from the coding sequence ATGATCACAGTCAATGGGAACCAAGCGCCATGGGAGGAAGGACTGACCGTACAGAAGCTCCTGGACAGAGAAAAGTTCTCTTTTCGTATGCTCTCAGTCTGGATCAACGACAGCGTTGTGGAAAAGAAAGATTTTGCTGTGAAACTGATCCCTGACGGTGCAAAGGTACAGGTGATCCACAACATAAGCGGAGGCTAA
- a CDS encoding QueT transporter family protein produces the protein MMRKMAFSAMIAALYGGLILALAPLSFGPVQFRVAEALTLLPFFMPEAIPGLFIGCLLSNFMGGFGLIDVIFGSAATLLAAWLTHKMPNMYLAAVPPVVVNAVVVGGYLAVITETPVCLSMLYIGASQSVICFGLGIPLCRFLSRTKIFDTTMLSKREKPNGHWVIR, from the coding sequence ATGATGCGTAAAATGGCGTTCTCTGCGATGATCGCTGCGCTTTACGGCGGACTGATACTTGCCCTTGCGCCGCTCTCCTTCGGCCCCGTTCAGTTTCGTGTCGCGGAAGCTCTCACGCTGCTTCCTTTCTTCATGCCGGAAGCAATCCCGGGGCTTTTTATAGGTTGTCTTTTATCTAATTTCATGGGCGGCTTCGGATTGATAGATGTGATCTTCGGAAGCGCGGCGACACTCTTGGCCGCATGGCTTACTCACAAGATGCCCAACATGTACCTTGCCGCTGTTCCGCCTGTTGTCGTAAACGCGGTTGTCGTAGGCGGCTATCTCGCGGTCATAACAGAGACGCCGGTCTGCCTTTCGATGCTGTACATCGGAGCCAGCCAGTCTGTCATATGCTTCGGGCTGGGTATCCCTCTGTGCAGGTTTCTCAGTCGTACGAAAATTTTTGATACTACGATGCTGTCGAAAAGGGAAAAGCCGAATGGACACTGGGTGATAAGATAA
- a CDS encoding NAD(P)-dependent glycerol-3-phosphate dehydrogenase produces the protein MNITILGAGSFGTAMAKHLAGLGNFVLMWTMNKERSESINILRRNTSCFRDTVLPENINSTIDIGEALSFSDRFIMAIPAQSEREVCEKISAAGQKSGHMLNLAKGIEISTGRLLHQVHEELCPQLTYSALSGPSHAEEVLLQLPTAVAVASYHEGEAESWQVLLNGNNFRVYTTDDVVGLEVGGATKNIYAIAAGISKAMDLGDNAIAAIACRGLAEIMRLGHKLGASPLTLSGLAGVGDLMVTCYSMHSRNFRLGLAIGSGKTLDEAIAALGQVAEGVYTVRAIVENSKKFDVEMPLAEGVYRVLYDGESPETLLQEFFARPLKPEMRF, from the coding sequence ATGAATATAACTATACTTGGGGCGGGAAGCTTTGGTACTGCAATGGCAAAACACCTTGCGGGGCTGGGGAACTTTGTCCTTATGTGGACAATGAATAAGGAACGATCTGAGTCTATTAATATTTTAAGACGCAACACATCCTGCTTCAGGGACACGGTACTGCCGGAAAACATAAATAGTACCATTGACATAGGGGAAGCCCTTTCTTTCTCAGACCGGTTCATCATGGCAATACCCGCGCAGTCCGAGCGCGAAGTCTGTGAAAAGATTTCGGCGGCTGGTCAAAAAAGCGGTCACATGCTGAACCTCGCAAAGGGCATAGAAATAAGCACTGGCCGTCTGTTGCATCAGGTCCATGAGGAGCTTTGCCCACAGCTTACATATTCCGCACTCTCCGGACCAAGCCATGCGGAGGAGGTCCTTCTGCAACTGCCGACCGCCGTAGCCGTTGCCTCTTATCACGAAGGTGAGGCCGAGAGCTGGCAGGTACTGCTCAACGGCAATAACTTCAGAGTCTACACTACGGATGACGTTGTAGGCCTTGAGGTCGGCGGAGCCACAAAAAATATCTATGCGATCGCAGCAGGCATATCAAAGGCTATGGATCTCGGAGACAACGCAATTGCTGCAATCGCATGCCGCGGTCTAGCCGAAATAATGAGGTTAGGACACAAATTGGGGGCGTCGCCGCTCACACTGTCAGGGCTCGCCGGAGTTGGGGATCTCATGGTAACGTGCTACAGCATGCACTCGCGCAACTTTCGCCTGGGACTGGCGATCGGAAGCGGCAAGACGCTTGACGAAGCGATCGCTGCTCTTGGGCAGGTCGCCGAAGGAGTGTACACTGTACGCGCGATCGTTGAAAACAGCAAGAAATTCGACGTTGAGATGCCCCTGGCAGAGGGCGTCTACAGGGTGCTCTACGATGGCGAGTCACCGGAGACGCTTCTGCAAGAGTTTTTTGCAAGGCCCCTTAAACCGGAAATGCGCTTCTGA
- a CDS encoding NAD-dependent deacylase yields MDVESGARWLAEQIKKGRVVIFSGAGLSTESGLQDFRSKDGIWSQADPTELASVGALERNYDRFLEFYKARLYIPESVQPNIGHKLIAEWEKDGYVEGVITQNVDRLHQKAGSVNVAELHGSLEPVRCHCCGKIWDKQMFLEGKSCDCGGRLRPSVVLFGEMLPEEPLARADEWSSNCDTFIVLGSSLVVSPANHFPRQAKRCGAKLVIINRDVTPLDHIADLVVHESIGAYLQKVSEYIK; encoded by the coding sequence ATGGACGTAGAAAGCGGAGCAAGATGGCTTGCGGAACAGATAAAAAAAGGAAGAGTGGTTATTTTCAGCGGCGCAGGACTCAGTACTGAGTCGGGGCTGCAGGACTTTCGTTCCAAAGACGGGATATGGTCGCAGGCTGACCCGACTGAGCTTGCATCTGTTGGCGCCCTTGAGCGGAACTATGACCGTTTCCTTGAGTTTTACAAGGCTCGCTTGTACATCCCTGAGAGCGTCCAGCCGAACATAGGACATAAACTTATCGCAGAATGGGAAAAGGATGGCTATGTAGAGGGCGTTATAACGCAGAACGTAGACAGGCTGCACCAGAAAGCCGGGTCTGTAAACGTGGCGGAACTGCACGGAAGCCTTGAGCCAGTGCGTTGTCACTGTTGCGGGAAAATATGGGACAAACAGATGTTCCTCGAGGGGAAAAGCTGTGACTGCGGCGGAAGGCTGCGTCCGAGCGTAGTGCTTTTTGGCGAGATGCTGCCGGAAGAACCCCTTGCCCGTGCCGACGAATGGAGTTCAAACTGCGATACATTCATAGTACTTGGTTCGTCGCTAGTGGTATCGCCTGCAAACCACTTCCCGCGTCAAGCGAAAAGATGCGGCGCCAAGTTAGTTATTATCAATAGAGACGTTACCCCGCTCGACCATATTGCAGACCTTGTCGTTCACGAGAGCATAGGGGCATATCTACAGAAGGTATCAGAATATATAAAATAA